The Pyrus communis chromosome 5, drPyrComm1.1, whole genome shotgun sequence region ggggggtggggggggagTCAACAAACGGCACCGTTTAGGCGGTTTAGGTTCACCAGCGGATCTGCTGACTCCTTGTTTTGCACAAAGACAAAGATTGAAAGACATCTCTCTCTGCATTTTTGCAAATTGCATTATTTTCGAGAAAGGATCTTCGTTAGATCCTTTTTGTGGGGATACTCGGAAATCTTTAATTACattcgtttattgtatatcgtacgATTAATTTATGGATTGCATCAGGTTGCAGGATGACAGCAAATTTTGATAAGATGTGAGCAATAAAGACTTAGAGTCACAGTACAATTAGGATTGGTTTTCGCGACTTTGGCTTGCAGATCTCTATAAATACCAAGCGGCAGACAATTAAAAGAGGAGCTCCaattcagcatacaattgccctgcgcaaaacctctcaaacaccttgagacttttccttttcttttcctgccgacacaccttcagtttggataaacagcactgtggaagcacccggcgagcaccttcagtttggataaacagcactgctgccgcagaatcagccgaccgagaagcaccttcagtttggataaacagcactgcgtcgaggtcgaccggttatctatctaaaTCTCGGCCGAGaggggttttcgaacctttgttggcagaggtcaccttgctagccttctcggcatagtcaggtgttacgaattgcattgctcggcgtactggacgccgagtggttttatgattggatactcacaagtgagtttcagggttcggcattccgacggccgaactacgtttaccatcaagacatacatcacgtttgagtacctgtgcccatatagtttggtctcgattcgacgtgcttatactcttacgaatataatcacagtgactgAATCGGGCtctgacgatttgtgaactccgcagaattagcagccttgtcttcaggatgtagaacccagagaccgagagtgttccttcctcggtcgcaatcgcaagatagagaagtcaacgacgcgctcaaagctacatcaacaaattttactcctcggccaagctcggccgacgagttggcacgccccgcattcgaccgaatgacgtagttagcttattaattactcggcctgcgcgccgcgtaggttttgtaatttttagagtcaacagcctcgtactaggtaggaatgggaatataaatataaggatcactcccctaggtgatgtgggatgtcacataaaaaatatacttaaaacttatggtacatttgagaacaaaagtatcgacttttggtacgtttagatttcaaatgtactgagaaaccaaatgaacaaaaaattcaaatgtaccataaaaccaaatgtacccattgttatGTAACATtcttggtacgtttagatttcaaatgtacatATAAACCAAATGTGCCCATTGTCAGGTAACCCTTTTGATACGTTTAGATTCCAAACGTaccaaaaaaccaaatgaacaaaaaatcacaaatgtaccacaaaaccaaatgtcTCTATCTGATAACCCTTTTGGCacatttacattccaaatgtaccgaaaaatacaaaaaatcaaatccactataaaactaaatgtgtccatattataggtaactagatgtagctatataatcaaacaaatttttattatgtgttgggtattctaaataataaaatctgatatttttttatttataaatattctactatattcacaaaaaaaagaagtaaaattataacaaacaataaaaaatatgtacaagataataaatgcataaatatagggATGAGAGGGGGGGAAAAAACGAAATGTCTAGGAAAAGtcgtgaaaaactaaaattctaaacaaaataaacttgtgtgaaaaactgaaattaataactaaaattttagaaaaatgcttgatcaaattttcaaaagaagTGTATGTTTAGTTTAATATATAGCCCAGACAGAATTCAGACCTACGCGGCTTGACAACCTAGGGCCACtttggtttagaaatttggGACCATTAACTTTCTTCATGCATACGTTGAATTGAACACATTGCCCTACGACCCAACAGCAAGCAAACAACAAACATCTAGTTCCGTTTACAGCGTCTGCGCCGACCACCGAGTCATGGGAGCCATAGCCGCCACCATCTCACTGCACCTCACCTCCCCAACTCGCCGCTCCCTCACATTCTTCACCGCCTCTCTTCGACCTTCTTCTCCGATTCTAAAGCTCAACTCTTTCCATGCAGCTGCCTCGCCGCGAGCTACTAGTCTTCGCGTGTCGGCGGTATCATGTTCCATGAGCGTGGAATCCGTCGAGAAGGCCTCCCCCGCCTTCTTTCTCGACCGCATAGAATCCGGATTCCTCCACTTCGTCAAGTACCACGGCCTCGGCAACGACTTTATCCTGGTATTCAATTTCTCTGaaatgttggaatttttttttcaaaatcttcAACTTAATTAGCTGAGAAGAAGTTATGGTTAGATGTTATCGATACGCTGTTTGGattttgagttttctttttggttttgtgAGTGATAGGTTGATAACAGAGATTCTTCGGAGCCTAAAATCAGTCCGGAGCAGGCGGCGAAGCTGTGTGATCGGAACTTTGGGATTGGCGCCGACGGAGTGATCTTCGCGCTGCCGGGCATCAACGGCACTGATTATACAATGAGGATATACAATTCTGATGGAAGCGAGCCCGAGGTGACTTGTATTTCCCGAAAATTTGTGTTTTCTACGCTTTAAATTTTATGTGGATAGTTGATTGCTGCATTGTATTGAATGGTAGTATTCGTGTTTCAAACTTGTGAAATTGGATATTAAATTGTGTTTTGTAGATGTGTGGTAATGGAGTCCGGTGTTTTGCCAGATTCATTGCCGAGCTCGAGAATTTGCAGGGACGGCATAGGTATGGTAAAGCTGGTTCCATATACTGATAAACATCTATTCAGTCTTGCACTGATAAGTGATAGGTGTGTAAATTTCTGAAAACAACAGTCTGTGTGAACAATTGCAGCTTTAAGGTACATACTGGTGCTGGTCTAATTGTTCCGGAAATTCAAGAAGATGGGAAGGTAAATTCTTGTTTGTATTATGTTTCAGTTCAAATAAACTATTTCAGATTGAGATGCTTTGAGCACGTCAAACATTTTGCAAAGCATGTGATGTGACTTATGAAATATTGTAACAATGTCCATTGTTGCTCTGGTGCTCCGTCATGCGTTATATATTGGATGTTCATCTTCACTTTAGCAGACATTAAGAATTACAGGTTAAAGTTGATATGGGGGAACCAATTCTTAAGGCTTCAGACGTACCTACAAGACTGCCTGCAAACAAAGATCAATCCGTCGTTAAGTTGGGTCTGAATGTGGATGGAGTAACCTGGAATGTAACCTGTGTTAGTATGGGAAATCCTCATTGCATAACTTTTGGTACAGAAGGAGGCCAGGTATTGCTGGAATAATTTGAGAGATATTCACTCTGCTCAAATGAATGACCTAATCTGGGCGTAATAAAgccaattttttgtttataattgatTAATAGTTTCTTCCAGTCCAGCATATGACGTCCTTTTCAAATCATTGAAACTTTCCTAGAAGGACTACCCCCAGCAATATCCGTCATTTCTGCCTGTGACTTGTTGCTTTTTGTTGGAATTGAACAGAATTTGAAGGTTGATGAATTGAAGTTGGCTGAAATTGGCCCCAAGTTTGAGAATCATGAGGTGTTTCCAGCACGAACTAACACAGGTTAGAATTTATTTGTCTACGGGCATGCTTTTGTTTCTGGAAGCAGTTAGAGTTGGCATATTGTTTGTGTAAGACCACAGTTTACATGCTACAGATCAtgggttttttcttctttggtgATTGTCCATTGCTTACACCTTTTGACAGTGCATTACTTTGAACTTTGAAATTTCTGATCTTTCAGTTTAAAATTGTTGGTATATTTCTTACTGGTGGTGGCCATTTTGAGATATAAGTTGAAAAGGATGTACTCAAAAATTTGTGtgacacattttttttttgaatttacaaaattaGATTGGTATATTTATTGGAAACACTACTCAGAACTTCTGTGGTCTGAAATGCCTCAAATTTGTAAAGAAATTATGTGATAAAATATCTATCCAAATATGGTAATGGATGCTTCAAGCTTCTGTCTCACTCTCACTTAGCATATTGAAATACagttaataaattatttgttcAGTCAAACTTGTTTGATCCTTTGTTCCTGTCTCGTGAACGTTAAAGTCTCAAATTTTGTAATTATTCTTAAGCATATTTTGTATTCACAACTCTGATTTGATTCTGATGGGCAGAATTTGTGCAAGTTTTCACTCGTTCGCACCTAAAGATGCGTGTTTGGGAGCGTGGAGCAGGTTAGTTCTGCTGCAACCAAAAGAAGTTATTATACTGTAATCTGATATCGAATCCATTTGAGTTTGTTTTAATGGGAAGTATAATTATTTTGCATTATAGGAGCAACACTTGCTTGCGGAACTGGAGCTTGTGCTGTAGTGGTTGCCGCAGTTCTTGAGGGTCGTGCTGAGCGAGTAAGTTTTggctttcttcttttcttatgttggatatattaaaaaaaaaaaaaaattaatatagatGGTTTATCTATTTCACATGAAAATGAAACTATTCCCCTTTCGTCTATCAGTTTTTAGTGTTGAATTTTAAGACAGAAGAGTAATGCTATACATACTATACTTATAGTTTCAGTAATCTTATGAATCCACATCACTATGTGTTACATTGTCACATTACGTTGGTCAATTTCAGAAGCGTGATAAGCTGCCCATAACTATAAGCAGTACCCTCCATGCAAAAGCCACATGATTTTGTAAAGATAATGTGAGGAAAGTTTAGTGTGCAACATTTTCCTTCCCAACTTTAATAATACTTAAGTACGGATATAATTTGTTGAGAAGTGAATGTTGTCTGTCTCTATCCATGTCATTTCAATCAAATTACTAAATCacaaaatttcttctttttttaaccTCTTGCTCTATCGTTAAATCGTTAGCCTAGTTTTTTTACTTGCTTTCCTCTTTGCTCATCTTTTTGTATGCTTATCTTTTGGACATAGAACTGCACGGTTGATCTACCGGGGGGGCCATTGCAGATTGAGTGGAGAGAGGAGAACAATCACATCTACATGACAGGCCCAGCTGAAGTCGTATTTTACGGATCAGTGCCTCTATGATTGTTTTCACTACTATTGTGCTTGTGTGGAGAATGAAGATAGATTTTGTAACTGAAATTCACCTGAATTTTGGAGAATTGCAAGTGAAAGAAACTGTTGGAGACATAAAAGACGTCATCTGTATTTGCCTTATGATAGGTGTGCCCCTCCAGTTACATCGTATTGTCTTCATAGTCAAATACTCTTCATCTGTGTTTGCCTTGTAAAATTTGACTTCTAAGTGATGGTTGGGGCATACGTGGGTCTAGGAGATATGCTCTCTTTATGCACCTGCGTTTGAATTTTCCTCTCTGCAACTTAGAATATCATTTGTATAAAGTAAAATGATAGCTTAGGAGATCGGATGCACTCCACCACTGATACAAGTGATGGGGAAAGGAAGACTCGAACTCAGAATCCACTCCACTTccacttttattttgcattttttttttaaaaaaaaaccttaaaagtTTAGGGGAAGATTGATTACTCTCACCACCAATGCCAGGGTATACTCACAACCTCGAGCTGGAATGACTTACGCGTGGCACCTAACTGCCAGTTGTCACATGAATGGATTTACGTAAGAATTTTCAGATTGCGCATCAACAAAGATTGCTGGCAGCAAGACTCAAACCTGGGTGGGGCGACAAACAAGATAGTGACCTTACCAACAAAGCCAACCTCGTTGGCTACTTTTAGTTTAGAATTATGCTATAGACTCAGTCACTCACTCGCACATGGGTAAGAGAGGGACCCTGTTGCATTGAAGAGTCCGAGGGAAAGagtaaaattaaagaatttgcAGCTTAAGATTTCAAATGAGAATGTTGTGCTTGAGGGATGTGTAATGTACGTGACTAGAACACGACAAGAGATTTGACATGATCATTTTTGTGCCGATGCTGGAGAGAAATACCAGGGCTTTACCCCAAGTTTTTAGAATTTAGAGGTGGTTTCCGAGCATATTCACGGGCGGTTTGAGCAAACATGGAGGCGTTAAGTGGCGGTTTGAGCAATCATGGAGGCGTCGAGTGGCCTATAATTCTAAATCTTGAAAAAATgcctcagagagagagagagtgatgtTTCTACAACTTTCAAGCTTACTACAGATACATCAGCAGCATATGTACAGCCACTAATCAATCATCTATCTTGCCTGAGCCTGAGAGCATCTCTTTAACTCTCCTTTAAACTTAATATCCTTGTTCGATACATTTAAGATGCCCGACTGTTGTTCAACTTGCTCGATAAGAAGCTTCAACAGCACAACATTCGATAGGGTTTTGCACGATCCAACCATTACCAACTTTTTCTACAGAAGCAAACCAAAATCAAACGAAAAACATGTTACTCAGTTTGGTCACTACGAAAACTTAAGAAAATCTCCAAATTCACATCGGAACATGATCGAATGAGAAGGCCAAACTCATGTGATTCTTACCTTGGCACGAGTGAGAGCTACATTAATCCTATGCCAGTCTCCAAGCAGCGAGGAGGAGCAATTCGTGGGATTTTCCGTTGACC contains the following coding sequences:
- the LOC137734772 gene encoding diaminopimelate epimerase, chloroplastic-like isoform X2 — translated: MGAIAATISLHLTSPTRRSLTFFTASLRPSSPILKLNSFHAAASPRATSLRVSAVSCSMSVESVEKASPAFFLDRIESGFLHFVKYHGLGNDFILVDNRDSSEPKISPEQAAKLCDRNFGIGADGVIFALPGINGTDYTMRIYNSDGSEPEMCGNGVRCFARFIAELENLQGRHSFKVHTGAGLIVPEIQEDGKNLKVDELKLAEIGPKFENHEVFPARTNTEFVQVFTRSHLKMRVWERGAGATLACGTGACAVVVAAVLEGRAERNCTVDLPGGPLQIEWREENNHIYMTGPAEVVFYGSVPL
- the LOC137734772 gene encoding diaminopimelate epimerase, chloroplastic-like isoform X1, with translation MGAIAATISLHLTSPTRRSLTFFTASLRPSSPILKLNSFHAAASPRATSLRVSAVSCSMSVESVEKASPAFFLDRIESGFLHFVKYHGLGNDFILVDNRDSSEPKISPEQAAKLCDRNFGIGADGVIFALPGINGTDYTMRIYNSDGSEPEMCGNGVRCFARFIAELENLQGRHSFKVHTGAGLIVPEIQEDGKVKVDMGEPILKASDVPTRLPANKDQSVVKLGLNVDGVTWNVTCVSMGNPHCITFGTEGGQNLKVDELKLAEIGPKFENHEVFPARTNTEFVQVFTRSHLKMRVWERGAGATLACGTGACAVVVAAVLEGRAERNCTVDLPGGPLQIEWREENNHIYMTGPAEVVFYGSVPL